The Streptomyces sp. Je 1-332 genome has a window encoding:
- a CDS encoding FAD-dependent oxidoreductase → MTPEAPPRTLAVIGAGPAGLAAALAAAQRDLRVTLIDSAPQAGGQFYRRPAAALGARRPQALHHQWRTWERLRDGLAEQIAAGGITHLTEHHVWFVERVEGEGGFAVQALIGPEQQESVALRADAVLLATGGYEKVLPFPGWTLPGVVTAGGAQAMLKGGLVLPGRTAVVAGTGPLLMPVAAGLAGAGAEVAALVESADPKAFARHAATLAAHPDKLAEAARYGVQLLRHRVRLTPRHTVVQAHGKASLEAVTIAALDPAGRVRPGTERRFRCDTLAVGHGMLPHTDLAEGLGCRVDGLNVAVDAEQRTDVPGVWAAGEATGIGGAALSLAEGHIAGRSAAARLRGRTPDPRAWAAAAKSRTKAREFAAAISPVYAPPAHWAEQLRDDTLVCRCEEVPASAVREAVDELGATDARSVKLLTRAGMGWCQGRMCSAAVAGLAGCEERSARRPFARPVPLGVLAQTPDEDEPTPSS, encoded by the coding sequence CACGCTGATCGACTCCGCCCCGCAGGCAGGCGGACAGTTCTACCGCCGCCCCGCAGCCGCGCTGGGCGCCCGCCGCCCGCAGGCCCTGCATCACCAGTGGCGTACATGGGAGCGGCTGCGGGACGGGCTCGCGGAACAGATCGCGGCGGGCGGCATCACGCACCTGACGGAACATCACGTCTGGTTCGTGGAACGCGTAGAGGGAGAGGGCGGCTTCGCCGTGCAGGCCCTCATCGGCCCCGAGCAGCAGGAGTCCGTGGCCCTGCGCGCCGACGCCGTGCTCCTCGCCACCGGCGGGTACGAGAAGGTCCTGCCCTTCCCCGGCTGGACCCTGCCCGGCGTGGTCACCGCCGGTGGCGCGCAGGCCATGCTCAAGGGAGGCCTCGTCCTGCCGGGCCGCACCGCCGTTGTGGCCGGAACCGGGCCGCTGCTCATGCCCGTCGCCGCCGGGCTCGCGGGGGCCGGGGCCGAGGTGGCCGCCCTGGTCGAATCCGCCGACCCCAAGGCCTTCGCGCGGCACGCCGCCACCCTCGCCGCCCACCCGGACAAGCTCGCCGAGGCGGCCCGGTACGGCGTGCAACTGCTGCGCCATCGCGTCCGGTTGACGCCCCGTCACACCGTCGTCCAGGCGCACGGCAAGGCGTCCCTTGAAGCTGTGACCATCGCCGCGCTCGACCCCGCGGGGCGCGTCAGGCCAGGCACTGAGCGGCGTTTCCGGTGCGACACCCTCGCCGTCGGCCATGGCATGCTGCCGCACACCGATCTCGCCGAAGGGCTCGGCTGCCGCGTCGACGGCCTGAACGTCGCCGTCGACGCCGAGCAGCGCACCGACGTCCCCGGCGTCTGGGCCGCGGGGGAGGCGACAGGCATCGGGGGAGCCGCCCTCTCCCTCGCCGAAGGGCACATCGCCGGACGTTCGGCCGCCGCCCGGCTCCGGGGGCGTACACCCGACCCGCGCGCCTGGGCTGCCGCCGCCAAGTCCCGTACCAAAGCACGGGAGTTCGCCGCCGCGATCAGCCCCGTGTACGCGCCTCCCGCGCACTGGGCCGAGCAACTCCGCGACGACACCCTCGTCTGCCGCTGCGAGGAGGTGCCCGCGTCGGCGGTCCGCGAAGCCGTCGACGAGCTCGGGGCCACGGACGCGCGCTCCGTGAAACTCCTGACGCGGGCCGGCATGGGCTGGTGCCAGGGCCGGATGTGCTCGGCGGCCGTCGCCGGACTCGCGGGCTGCGAAGAGCGCTCCGCACGGCGGCCCTTCGCCAGACCCGTCCCCCTCGGCGTACTCGCGCAGACCCCCGACGAAGACGAGCCGACCCCCTCCTCTTGA
- a CDS encoding dihydrodipicolinate synthase family protein: MTQPVTPPAAHPARPWRGVLVATALPLNEDLSINYGRFAEHCAWLVENGCDGVVPNGSLGEYQVLTPDERAKVVKTAVAAVGGPRVMPGVAAYGSAEARRWAEQAKDAGCASVMLLPPNAYRADERSVLAHYEEVAKAGLPVVAYNNPVDTKVDLMPELLAKLHAEGYIHGVKEFSGDVRRAYRIAEIAPELDLLIGADDVLLELALAGAKGWIAGYPNMLPAASVELYRAAVSGDLGTATKLYRQLHPLLRWDSKPEFVQAIKLSMDLAGRHGGPCRPPRVPLLPEQEKAVRTATERVIAAGLG, translated from the coding sequence ATGACTCAGCCCGTGACCCCGCCCGCAGCACACCCCGCCCGCCCCTGGCGCGGCGTCCTCGTCGCCACCGCCCTCCCCCTGAACGAGGACCTCTCCATCAACTACGGCCGCTTCGCCGAGCACTGCGCCTGGCTCGTCGAGAACGGCTGCGACGGCGTCGTCCCCAACGGGTCGCTCGGCGAGTACCAGGTGCTCACCCCCGACGAACGCGCCAAGGTCGTGAAGACGGCCGTCGCGGCGGTCGGCGGGCCGCGCGTGATGCCCGGCGTCGCCGCCTACGGCTCCGCCGAGGCCCGCCGCTGGGCCGAGCAGGCCAAGGACGCGGGCTGTGCCTCCGTGATGCTGCTCCCGCCGAACGCCTACCGCGCCGACGAGCGCTCCGTCCTCGCCCACTACGAGGAAGTGGCCAAGGCAGGCCTCCCCGTCGTCGCGTACAACAATCCCGTCGACACCAAGGTCGACCTGATGCCCGAGCTCCTCGCGAAGCTGCACGCGGAGGGGTACATCCACGGCGTCAAGGAGTTCTCCGGCGACGTGCGCCGCGCGTACCGCATCGCCGAAATCGCCCCGGAACTCGACCTGTTGATCGGCGCCGACGACGTCCTGCTCGAACTCGCCCTCGCGGGCGCCAAGGGCTGGATCGCCGGTTACCCGAACATGCTGCCCGCCGCGTCCGTCGAGCTCTACCGCGCCGCCGTGTCCGGCGACCTGGGAACGGCCACCAAGCTCTACCGCCAGCTGCACCCCCTCCTCCGCTGGGACTCCAAGCCCGAGTTCGTCCAGGCCATCAAGCTGTCCATGGACCTCGCCGGGCGTCACGGCGGGCCCTGCCGCCCCCCACGGGTGCCGCTCCTTCCCGAGCAGGAGAAGGCCGTACGCACCGCCACCGAGCGAGTCATCGCCGCCGGGCTCGGCTAG
- a CDS encoding proline racemase family protein yields the protein MRSKLVLHAVDSHTEGMPTRVITGGIGTVPGATMNERRLHFREHRDDIKQLLMNEPRGHAAMSGAILQPPIRTDCDYGVIYIEVSGYLPMCGHGTIGVATVLVETGMVEVVEPVTTIRLDTPAGLVVAEVTVQDGAAKAVTLKNVPSFAVAIDREITLPDGRSVTYDLAYGGNFYAILPLAQFGLPFERGRKDEILAAGLSLMEAINAEGEPVHPQDPSIRGCHHVHLYAPGATARHSRHAMAIHPGWFDRSPCGTGTSARMAQLHARGELPLDTEFVNESFIGTRFSGRLLGTTEVAGIPAVLPSFTGRAWVTGTAQYLLDPEDPFPAGFVL from the coding sequence ATGCGCAGCAAACTCGTCCTGCACGCGGTCGACTCGCACACCGAAGGCATGCCGACGCGGGTGATCACCGGCGGCATCGGCACCGTCCCCGGCGCGACGATGAACGAACGCAGGCTCCACTTCCGTGAGCACCGCGACGACATCAAGCAGCTCCTGATGAACGAACCGCGCGGGCACGCGGCCATGAGCGGCGCGATCCTCCAGCCGCCCATCAGGACCGACTGCGACTACGGCGTCATCTACATCGAGGTCTCGGGCTATCTGCCGATGTGCGGGCACGGCACCATCGGCGTCGCCACCGTCCTGGTCGAGACCGGCATGGTCGAGGTCGTCGAGCCGGTCACCACGATCCGTCTGGACACACCGGCGGGCCTCGTCGTCGCCGAGGTCACCGTCCAGGACGGTGCGGCGAAGGCCGTCACGCTGAAGAACGTGCCGTCGTTCGCCGTCGCCATCGACCGCGAGATCACCCTGCCCGACGGCCGTTCGGTGACGTACGACCTGGCCTACGGCGGCAACTTCTACGCGATCCTGCCCCTGGCGCAGTTCGGACTCCCCTTCGAGCGCGGGCGCAAGGACGAGATCCTCGCGGCGGGGCTCTCGCTGATGGAGGCGATCAACGCCGAGGGCGAGCCGGTGCATCCGCAGGACCCCTCGATCCGCGGCTGCCACCACGTCCACCTCTACGCACCCGGCGCCACCGCCCGCCACTCGCGGCACGCGATGGCCATCCACCCCGGCTGGTTCGACCGCTCGCCGTGCGGCACCGGCACGAGCGCGCGCATGGCCCAGCTGCACGCGCGCGGGGAGCTGCCGCTGGACACGGAGTTCGTCAACGAGTCCTTCATCGGCACGCGTTTCAGTGGCCGGCTCCTCGGCACCACCGAGGTCGCGGGAATCCCCGCCGTACTGCCCAGCTTCACCGGCCGTGCCTGGGTGACGGGCACCGCGCAGTACCTCCTCGACCCGGAGGACCCTTTCCCGGCGGGGTTCGTGCTCTAG
- a CDS encoding GntR family transcriptional regulator has product MAARRTPAPSAAPAALPSLGGTRSSYRERVADALRAALIAGELRAGEVYSAPTLAVRFGVSATPVREAMLDLAKEGLVDTVPNKGFRVTAVSGKQLDEYKHIRALIEIPTTAELATSADPAALEALRPVAREIVTAATAGDLIAYVEADIRFHLGLLALSGNDHLVEVVGDLRKRSRLYGLQALVDAGRLDVSAEEHLEILDALLARDEEAVRTVLTRHLGHVRGLWAAD; this is encoded by the coding sequence ATGGCCGCCCGGCGCACCCCCGCCCCCTCCGCTGCCCCCGCGGCCCTGCCCAGCCTCGGCGGGACCCGCAGCAGCTACCGCGAGCGGGTCGCGGACGCCCTGCGCGCCGCGCTCATCGCGGGTGAACTGCGGGCCGGCGAGGTCTACTCCGCGCCCACCCTCGCCGTCCGCTTCGGCGTCTCCGCCACCCCGGTCCGCGAGGCCATGCTCGACCTCGCCAAGGAGGGGCTCGTCGACACGGTGCCGAACAAGGGCTTCCGGGTCACCGCGGTCTCCGGGAAACAGCTCGACGAGTACAAGCACATCCGCGCGCTCATCGAGATCCCCACCACGGCGGAGCTCGCCACGTCCGCGGACCCCGCCGCGCTTGAGGCACTGCGGCCGGTGGCGCGGGAGATCGTCACCGCGGCGACGGCCGGCGACCTCATCGCGTACGTGGAGGCCGACATCCGCTTCCACCTCGGCCTGCTCGCGCTCTCGGGCAACGACCACCTGGTCGAGGTGGTCGGCGACCTGCGCAAGCGTTCCCGCCTGTATGGCCTCCAGGCGCTCGTCGACGCGGGGCGCCTCGATGTGTCGGCCGAGGAGCACCTGGAGATCCTCGACGCGCTGCTCGCCCGCGACGAGGAAGCCGTACGCACGGTGCTGACCCGCCACCTCGGTCATGTGCGCGGCCTGTGGGCGGCCGATTAG
- a CDS encoding bifunctional polysaccharide deacetylase/glycosyltransferase family 2 protein produces the protein MSRRDAAVRRPPRGHWLVLLLVLLVVAVVLLFEGWTTHQVDAARTKPPCTRPIPREADDGKPLLRFGPKGVTTANMPPGTAALTFDGGPDPVWTPRLLDLLRRHHARATFFVYGKDAARHPELTRRIVREGHEIGSYTYSGGDFGVASPLRTRLELSLTQTAFAGAAGVRTTLLRLPHTTAADTLCGPQWPAAKRAAEQGYLVVASDYKDRKPWRGVVTQHSQTDLGYREAEKLLRDPRVTSFTTVSGGLGRPSFTQAVPVAQEIEGEGLIWSQRLGKAFLNVMVWTLTLAGVLGVLRMLLFALFARLHVRRLHRYRPGAPRLREVRDPVTVLVPAYNEEAGIASTVYSLLASTHPHFQVIVIDDGSTDATADIAEDIDDPRVTVVRQPNGGKPSALNTGLAHARYDIVVMVDADTIFEPEALARLVQPLAHPAVGAVSGNTKVGNRRRLLGKWQHLEYVLGFNLDRRMFEVLECMPTVPGAIGAFRRDALMGVGGVSDETLAEDTDLTMALWRAGWRVVYEQSAVAWTEVPVSVRQLWRQRYRWCYGTLQAMWKHRYAAVEVGPAGRFGRRVMLYVTLFQIVLPLCAPVVDMFALFGVLFRDPVEAALVWCGFLAVQLVTAAYALRLDRERLRVLWVLPLQQFVYRQLMYLVVIHSVLTALLGTRLKWHSMKRTGTADPYLLEAPPQEARRSLQGS, from the coding sequence GTGAGCCGGCGCGACGCCGCCGTCCGCCGACCACCGCGCGGACACTGGCTCGTGCTCCTGCTCGTCCTCCTCGTGGTCGCCGTCGTGCTCCTCTTCGAGGGCTGGACCACCCACCAGGTCGACGCCGCACGCACCAAGCCGCCGTGCACCCGGCCGATCCCGCGCGAAGCGGACGACGGCAAGCCGCTGCTGCGCTTCGGCCCCAAGGGGGTCACCACCGCCAACATGCCACCGGGCACCGCGGCGCTCACCTTCGACGGCGGACCCGACCCGGTGTGGACGCCGCGCCTGCTCGACCTGCTGCGCAGGCACCACGCACGGGCGACCTTCTTCGTCTACGGGAAGGACGCGGCCCGGCATCCCGAACTGACGCGGCGGATCGTGCGCGAAGGCCACGAGATCGGCTCGTACACCTACAGCGGCGGCGATTTCGGCGTCGCGTCCCCGCTGCGCACTCGCCTCGAACTGTCGCTCACCCAGACCGCCTTCGCGGGCGCGGCCGGCGTCCGCACCACCCTGCTGCGGCTGCCGCACACCACCGCGGCGGACACACTCTGCGGCCCGCAGTGGCCGGCCGCGAAGCGCGCGGCCGAGCAGGGCTACCTCGTGGTCGCGTCGGACTACAAAGACCGCAAGCCGTGGCGCGGAGTGGTGACACAGCACAGCCAGACCGACCTCGGCTACCGCGAGGCCGAGAAGTTGCTGCGCGACCCCAGAGTGACGTCGTTCACCACCGTCAGCGGTGGCCTGGGCCGCCCCTCCTTCACGCAAGCGGTCCCGGTCGCCCAGGAGATCGAGGGCGAGGGCCTGATCTGGTCGCAGCGGCTCGGCAAGGCGTTCCTCAACGTGATGGTGTGGACGCTGACCCTCGCGGGCGTGCTCGGCGTCCTGCGGATGCTCCTGTTCGCGTTGTTCGCCCGGCTCCACGTACGCAGACTGCACCGGTACCGGCCCGGTGCGCCACGGCTGCGCGAGGTCCGTGACCCGGTGACGGTCCTGGTGCCCGCGTACAACGAGGAGGCCGGTATCGCCTCCACCGTGTACTCGCTGCTCGCCTCGACCCACCCGCACTTTCAGGTCATCGTCATCGACGACGGCTCGACCGACGCCACCGCCGACATCGCCGAGGACATCGACGACCCGCGGGTGACGGTGGTCCGGCAGCCCAACGGCGGCAAGCCGAGCGCCCTCAACACCGGCCTCGCGCACGCCCGGTACGACATCGTCGTGATGGTCGACGCGGACACCATCTTCGAACCGGAGGCGCTCGCCCGCCTCGTCCAGCCGCTCGCCCACCCGGCGGTCGGCGCGGTCAGCGGCAACACCAAGGTCGGCAACCGCCGCCGCCTGCTCGGCAAATGGCAGCATCTGGAGTACGTACTCGGCTTCAACCTCGACCGGCGGATGTTCGAGGTCCTGGAGTGCATGCCGACGGTGCCGGGAGCCATCGGAGCCTTCCGCAGGGACGCCCTGATGGGTGTGGGCGGCGTCAGCGACGAGACCCTGGCCGAGGACACGGACCTCACGATGGCGCTCTGGCGGGCCGGCTGGCGCGTCGTCTACGAGCAGTCGGCGGTCGCGTGGACCGAAGTGCCGGTCAGCGTCCGGCAGTTGTGGCGGCAGCGCTACCGCTGGTGCTACGGCACCCTCCAGGCGATGTGGAAGCACCGCTACGCGGCGGTGGAGGTCGGCCCCGCGGGACGCTTCGGCCGCCGGGTCATGCTCTACGTCACGCTGTTCCAGATAGTGCTTCCGCTGTGCGCACCGGTCGTGGACATGTTCGCCCTGTTCGGGGTGCTGTTCCGCGACCCCGTGGAGGCGGCTCTCGTCTGGTGCGGTTTCCTCGCCGTCCAGCTGGTGACCGCCGCGTACGCGCTGCGGCTCGACCGCGAACGGCTGCGCGTGCTGTGGGTGCTGCCGCTCCAGCAGTTCGTCTACCGGCAGTTGATGTACCTGGTGGTCATCCACTCCGTGCTGACGGCGCTGCTCGGCACCCGCCTGAAGTGGCACAGCATGAAACGCACCGGCACCGCCGACCCGTATCTGCTCGAAGCGCCGCCCCAGGAGGCGCGGCGGAGTCTGCAAGGGAGCTGA
- a CDS encoding LCP family protein, whose product MTDPLPFTDRPSSRYGPRRAHARQAKKKRRRLRRAVLAVLTGAVVAAGGTYGWAETRLQREVDLGAYGDRPPPGEGTNYLIVGSDSRDGLSPDAVRDLRAGGGGGRRTDSMMLLHTGAHGTSMVSLPRDSWVTVPGRLDTSTGKTKRPEGDKLNAAFAYGGPELLVHTVERNTGLRIDHYAEIGFAGFVNIVDAIGGVRMCLDRDIKDKKSGADLRQGCHTLDGKQALAFVRQRHQEKEGDLGRSKNQQKLLSTLAHQAAKPGTLFDPTEIGPAMRAGLETLIVDKDMSLRDLSEMFRAVQSVSGGQGKRINVPVSGFGVPTSKGNVLKWDAEKSARLFADLRQDRPLT is encoded by the coding sequence ATGACAGACCCACTTCCGTTCACCGACCGGCCCAGCTCCCGCTACGGGCCCCGGCGCGCCCACGCCCGTCAGGCGAAGAAGAAGCGCAGGCGGCTGCGGCGCGCGGTGCTCGCCGTGCTGACCGGCGCCGTCGTCGCGGCGGGCGGCACGTACGGCTGGGCCGAGACACGGCTCCAACGGGAGGTCGACCTCGGCGCGTACGGGGACCGTCCGCCACCCGGCGAAGGCACCAACTACCTCATCGTCGGCTCGGACAGCCGCGACGGTCTCTCGCCGGACGCCGTGCGGGATCTGCGCGCCGGCGGGGGCGGCGGACGGCGCACCGACTCGATGATGCTGCTGCACACCGGCGCGCACGGGACCAGCATGGTCAGCCTGCCGCGCGACTCCTGGGTCACCGTGCCCGGCCGCCTCGACACATCGACGGGCAAGACCAAGCGCCCCGAGGGGGACAAACTGAACGCCGCCTTCGCCTACGGCGGCCCCGAACTCCTCGTGCACACCGTGGAGCGGAACACCGGGCTGCGCATCGACCACTACGCGGAGATCGGCTTCGCGGGGTTCGTGAACATCGTCGATGCCATCGGCGGCGTACGGATGTGCCTCGACCGGGACATCAAGGACAAGAAGTCGGGCGCCGACCTGCGCCAGGGCTGTCACACCCTGGACGGCAAGCAGGCGCTCGCCTTCGTCCGCCAGCGGCACCAGGAGAAGGAGGGCGACCTGGGCCGGTCGAAGAACCAGCAGAAGCTCCTGTCGACCCTCGCCCACCAGGCCGCGAAACCCGGCACCCTCTTCGACCCGACGGAGATCGGCCCGGCGATGCGGGCCGGGCTCGAGACGCTCATCGTCGACAAGGACATGAGCCTGCGCGATCTCAGCGAGATGTTCCGCGCCGTGCAGAGCGTCTCGGGAGGACAGGGCAAGCGGATCAACGTACCCGTGTCCGGCTTCGGCGTCCCCACCTCCAAGGGCAACGTACTGAAGTGGGACGCCGAGAAATCGGCCCGCCTCTTCGCCGACCTGCGCCAGGACAGGCCGCTGACATGA
- a CDS encoding phosphatase PAP2 family protein gives MLWVAAGVVALGFLIALEIAARRYGGVPGPLTNQAREVLFPPKPGPLYGGLALMMVVLTWRQRFISAGAAIGIDLVFVVVRWAVDAEVPEGQFFGNGALWVMLGWAFVAFTRRAGEERVLLLKGVGLGLLLVAGRKTGDTWLLITAKTRPTVLDPYLAVADHALGNPSWLAGRILDASGPLVPHVIDLVYAQLAVAAVVAALYQLRNVAAERRFPRHHLVRTFLVIGLLGPAVYMIFPVVGPIFAYGPGTSGTGGLQWAAANLWPHTPPPISAPHPVPYDGLTPRNCMPSLHTAWATAIFIHSRKGPRLLRYAGTFWLVATLSATLGFGYHYGVDLVAGVVFALTVEGALRAYDRGWDPSGIRLIAHGTAVFAALLVTYRYLPMEMARHPWVFGPLVMASMLSVIHGYVRTTRPWEPKDAPALQPEPQPEMA, from the coding sequence ATCCTTTGGGTCGCGGCGGGCGTGGTGGCCCTCGGTTTCCTGATCGCGCTGGAGATCGCCGCGCGCCGCTACGGCGGCGTACCGGGGCCGCTCACCAATCAGGCGCGCGAGGTGCTCTTCCCGCCCAAACCGGGGCCGCTGTACGGCGGTCTGGCGCTGATGATGGTGGTGCTCACCTGGCGGCAGCGGTTCATCTCGGCAGGCGCGGCGATCGGGATCGACCTCGTCTTCGTGGTGGTGCGGTGGGCGGTCGACGCCGAGGTGCCCGAAGGCCAGTTCTTCGGCAACGGCGCGCTATGGGTGATGCTGGGCTGGGCGTTCGTCGCGTTCACGCGCCGCGCGGGCGAGGAACGTGTCCTGCTCCTGAAGGGCGTCGGGCTTGGTCTGCTCCTCGTGGCCGGCCGAAAAACCGGTGACACCTGGCTGCTCATCACGGCGAAGACCCGCCCGACCGTGCTCGACCCCTACCTCGCGGTCGCCGATCACGCGCTGGGCAACCCGTCGTGGCTCGCGGGCCGGATACTCGACGCCAGCGGCCCGCTCGTCCCCCACGTCATCGACCTGGTCTACGCCCAGCTCGCGGTGGCCGCGGTCGTCGCCGCCCTGTACCAGCTGCGGAACGTGGCGGCCGAGCGCCGCTTCCCGCGCCACCACCTGGTGCGCACCTTCCTGGTGATCGGCCTGCTCGGCCCCGCCGTCTACATGATCTTCCCGGTGGTCGGGCCGATCTTCGCCTACGGTCCGGGCACCTCGGGAACCGGCGGCCTGCAGTGGGCTGCGGCCAACCTGTGGCCGCACACCCCGCCGCCGATCAGCGCCCCCCACCCGGTGCCGTACGACGGGCTCACCCCGCGCAACTGCATGCCGAGCCTGCACACCGCGTGGGCCACCGCGATCTTCATCCACTCCCGCAAGGGCCCGCGCCTTCTGCGCTACGCGGGGACCTTCTGGCTGGTCGCCACCCTCAGCGCGACGCTCGGCTTCGGCTACCACTACGGCGTGGACCTCGTGGCCGGTGTGGTGTTCGCCCTCACCGTCGAGGGCGCCCTGCGCGCGTACGACCGCGGCTGGGACCCGTCGGGCATCCGGCTGATCGCTCACGGCACGGCGGTCTTCGCCGCGCTTCTGGTGACCTACCGCTACCTGCCGATGGAGATGGCCCGGCATCCGTGGGTGTTCGGCCCCCTGGTCATGGCGTCGATGCTGTCCGTGATCCACGGCTACGTACGGACCACCCGGCCCTGGGAGCCGAAGGACGCGCCCGCGCTCCAGCCGGAACCACAGCCCGAGATGGCCTGA
- a CDS encoding AMP-binding protein gives MIISAEQTPGSEQTPGGVQQISGSPQQALQQALQQAPAPRTYVDRILEHWNKDGDAEALVQGARRLTRGEARRQLFRLGHALRRRGLEPGDGVGLFLANRVDSVLVQLAVHLIGCRVVFLPPEPGPGELAALVEQSRARVVVTDPLFAPRAADAAGRSVHAPELLSLGPCEQECEDLLALAAECPEVRPEGVPAPGEDEAVTVLYTGGTLGRPKLAAHSHRLYGALVDRAQDAPQESRPSVFPVMAPGADRVLAATLLTHGSGHLTSVQALVTGSVLVVLPEFEATAALKALRDERITATMFVPPMLYALLDHPECVPGALPALRRIVVGGAASSPSRLQQAVEVFGPVLSQGYGQSEALGIAAFGAEDLASEGARRPELWRSCGRAISDTEIEIRAGADAEDSTAALPARQVGEVCVRGETVMLGYYEDPERTAEALHDGWLRTGDMGYLDADGYLFLVDRAKDIIVTGSTSDNVYSRVLEDFLLTLPGVRNAAALGVPDEEFGEAVQIFLATAEDTNVDPATVGAAVTAELGDLYTPRRTILLDRLPTTKVGKVDKKALRAAWTAGATAAAG, from the coding sequence ATGATCATTAGCGCAGAGCAAACACCGGGCAGCGAGCAAACACCGGGCGGCGTCCAGCAGATATCGGGCAGCCCGCAGCAGGCCCTCCAGCAGGCCCTCCAGCAGGCGCCCGCCCCGCGGACGTACGTGGACCGCATCCTGGAGCACTGGAACAAGGACGGGGACGCCGAGGCGCTTGTCCAGGGCGCGCGGCGGCTGACCCGGGGCGAGGCCCGGCGGCAGCTGTTCCGGCTGGGGCACGCGCTGCGCCGCCGGGGACTCGAACCGGGCGACGGCGTAGGGCTTTTCCTGGCCAACCGTGTGGACTCGGTCCTGGTGCAGCTCGCGGTCCACCTCATCGGCTGCCGCGTCGTGTTCCTGCCGCCCGAGCCGGGCCCGGGCGAGCTCGCCGCGCTGGTCGAGCAGTCCCGGGCGCGGGTCGTGGTCACCGACCCGCTCTTCGCGCCGCGGGCCGCCGACGCGGCAGGCCGCAGCGTCCACGCCCCCGAGCTGCTCAGCCTCGGCCCCTGCGAGCAGGAGTGCGAGGACCTCCTCGCCCTGGCGGCCGAGTGCCCCGAGGTGCGCCCCGAGGGCGTGCCCGCCCCGGGTGAGGACGAGGCCGTCACCGTCCTCTACACCGGCGGCACGCTGGGCCGCCCGAAGCTCGCCGCGCACAGCCACCGGCTCTACGGCGCGCTGGTGGACCGGGCGCAGGACGCACCGCAGGAGTCCCGCCCCTCGGTCTTCCCGGTCATGGCGCCGGGCGCGGACAGGGTGCTCGCCGCCACGCTGCTCACGCACGGCAGCGGCCATCTCACCTCGGTCCAGGCGCTGGTGACAGGTTCCGTACTCGTCGTCCTGCCGGAGTTCGAAGCGACCGCGGCACTGAAGGCGCTCCGCGACGAGCGGATAACGGCCACCATGTTCGTACCGCCGATGCTGTACGCGCTTCTCGACCACCCGGAGTGCGTACCGGGCGCCCTGCCCGCGCTGCGCCGCATCGTCGTCGGCGGGGCGGCCTCGTCACCCAGCAGGCTGCAGCAGGCGGTCGAGGTCTTCGGACCGGTGCTCAGCCAGGGCTACGGCCAGTCGGAGGCGCTCGGCATCGCCGCGTTCGGCGCGGAGGACCTCGCGTCGGAGGGAGCCAGGCGCCCCGAGCTCTGGCGCAGCTGCGGCCGGGCGATATCCGACACCGAGATCGAGATCCGCGCCGGGGCCGACGCCGAGGACAGCACAGCGGCGCTCCCCGCCCGCCAGGTCGGCGAGGTGTGTGTACGGGGCGAGACGGTGATGCTCGGCTACTACGAGGACCCGGAGCGCACCGCGGAAGCACTGCACGACGGCTGGCTGCGCACCGGGGACATGGGCTACCTCGACGCCGACGGCTACCTCTTCCTCGTAGACCGGGCCAAGGACATCATCGTCACCGGCAGCACCAGCGACAACGTCTACTCCCGGGTCCTCGAGGACTTCCTGCTCACGCTGCCCGGAGTGCGCAACGCGGCGGCGCTCGGCGTACCGGACGAGGAGTTCGGGGAGGCCGTACAGATCTTCCTGGCCACGGCCGAGGACACGAACGTCGACCCGGCCACGGTCGGCGCGGCGGTGACCGCCGAGCTGGGTGACCTCTACACACCCCGCAGGACGATCCTGCTCGACCGCCTGCCGACGACGAAGGTCGGCAAGGTGGACAAGAAGGCGCTGCGGGCGGCTTGGACGGCTGGGGCGACGGCGGCGGCCGGCTAG